A portion of the Acanthopagrus latus isolate v.2019 chromosome 21, fAcaLat1.1, whole genome shotgun sequence genome contains these proteins:
- the ccdc24 gene encoding coiled-coil domain-containing protein 24 yields the protein MQSPDGNLLWCPSESLWSLITDHVTKSELQKIKTAVGYHLVHMYTRVHSEATMLQRSQQGNNSSRAGTPLLRQQGSILADPPAIKELVRAEVKMLLQTLRERASRGARDGEELVLRYKPKTVDYALGHVDSCFRNCSNPEYGDAGNRPISQCSVQSNAEDEIEAMRDKLNISDIDEVVNRLKAILTEECEALKRLVKHFKENIKQKTQGDGSEPTLAELRELRGAIQMDLELFPSSLAAPPPASSPLPLRDLKSRISMPAAQRVSEDTLQALNTTSDLMRPHPPPPRCQNKPRPPFGAPPSKTSAKVKLINSSSLSRTLGQPRSVSASPGLGKTQTPICNRIASSWHADSHVPTSPPGPVGEQIMVQTTHNCSPSPEQDSADLHCRNSSCNPSFQIKTPTIHGTHLSSSRRIHSPGRKFDFSPQTVRRGTATWRRRPINTITSSPHCDADSYSSSSSSSSAEHSVSAAGKSKTQNSTCRGSLVSTAVQADNNRGKITPESLHSLGGSRRSNAGLEINKNSHLGKDVTQQQSLVATV from the exons ATGCAGTCTCCCGATGGAAACCTGCTCTGGTGCCCCAGTGAGTCTTTGTGGAGCCTGATCACTGACCATGTTACAAAGTCAGAGCTGCAAAAGATCAAAACAGCAGTGGGCTATCACCTGGTTCATATGTACACAAGAGTGCACTCTGAG GCAACGATGTTGCAGAGGAGCCAGCAAGGAAACAATAGCAGCAGGGCAGGGACCCCTCTCCTACGTCAGCAGGGCTCCATTCTGGCTGACCCCCCTGCAATCAAAGAGCTGGTGAGAGCCGAGGTCAAGATGTTACTACAGACTCTCAGAGAGAGAGCCAGCAGGGGAGCGAG AGATGGCGAAGAGCTCGTTTTGCGGTACAAACCTAAAACAGTGGACTACGCTTTGGGTCACGTTGACAGCTGTTTTAGAAACTGTAGCAACCCTGAATATGGTGACGCTGGAAACAG ACCAATCTCTCAGTGTTCAGTTCAGTCCAATGCTGAAGATGAGATTGAGGCAATGAGAgacaaactgaatatctctgacATTGATGAGGTGGTAAACCGACTCAA GGCTATACTCACAGAGGAATGTGAAGCGTTGAAAAGACTGGTGAAGCATTTCAAG gaaaatattaaacaaaagACTCAAGGTGATGGATCAGAGCCTACACTTGCAG AGTTGAGAGAGCTTAGAGGAGCCATTCAGATGGACTTGGAGCTCTTCCCCTCATCGTTGGCTGCTCCACCACCAGCTTCCTCCCCGCTCCCTCTGAGGGATTTGAAAAGCAGGATCAG TATGCCAGCAGCACAAAGGGTTTCTGAGGACACGCTGCAAGCTTTAAATACTACATCAGACCTAATGCGACCACATCCACCACCTCCTCGGTGCCAAAACAAACCCAGGCCACCGTTTGGTGCTCCTCCTAGCAAGACCTCTGCAAAGGTTAAACTAATTAATAGTTCCTCACTATCTCGGACTCTTGGACAGCCCAGAAGTGTATCGGCTTCTCCTGGACTtgggaaaacacagacacctATCTGCAACAGGATTGCTTCTTCTTGGCATGCAGACAGCCACGTCCCCACTTCACCTCCAGGGCCTGTTGGTGAACAGATAATGGTTCAAACCACACACAACTGCAGTCCTTCTCCAGAGCAAGACAGTGCTGATCTCCACTGCAGGAACTCCAGTTGTAATCCTAGTTTTCAAATAAAGACTCCAACTATCCACGGAACCCATCTATCATCCAGTCGCAGAATTCACAGCCCAGGCAGAAAGTTCGATTTCTCACCGCAGACTGTGAGAAGAGGCACTGCAACCTGGAGGCGAAGACCCATCAATACTATCACCTCATCCCCTCACTGTGACGCAGacagttacagcagcagcagcagcagcagcagcgctgaGCActctgtgtcagcagcagggaaatcaaagacacaaaataGTACCTGTAGAGGTAGTTTAGTGTCAACAGCAGTGCAGGCAGACAATAACAGAGGGAAGATTACTCCTGAGAGTCTTCATTCTTTAggtggcagcaggaggagcaacGCTGgacttgaaataaataaaaacagtcatctTGGGAAGGATGTCACCCAACAGCAAAGCTTAGTAGCCACAGTTTGA